TGCCTTCCCGTTCTTATTCGTCACCACTTTTACGGCATTGGGGTTTTGCACCTCGTTTTCCGAAGCAAATTTCCGCATCAAAGAACCAACCTGCACGGTATCGGAATTGAACAGGGCTGCAATTTTTTCCAGAGGTTCCTTTTGCATAAAGGGCTCATCGCCCTGTACATTCACAATCACATCCACCTCCATATCTTTTACCGCTTCTGCGATCCGGTCGGTGCCGCTTTCATGTTCTGCAACGCTCATGATTGCCTTTCCGCCCCGGGATACGATTTCTTCAAAGATCAATGCGCTATCCGTTACCACAAAAACATCGTCAAACAGGCCGCTGCCGGCCACAGCCGCGTAGGTATGCGCAATCACCGGCCGGTCGCCCAGCATCTTCATTAATTTTGCAGGGAACCGCGTTGCCGCATACCGGGCAGGAATCACCGCTATTATCTTCTTTTTTATCATGCTTCAAATGTAGGAAACTCTTTCAGGTTGAAGGACTTTTCTTCCCTGGTTGGATCAGCGCAGCATCCTGCCGCTGCCGCTTTTTTATAAAAGGATCCTTCATCAGACTCAAAAAATCCTCATCCTTTTCGTTGTCATAATAACGGTCCAATCCATACCGGATTTTGGAAGGATCCAACTCTTTATACGTGCCCAGCAAACGGTCCCATATGGAAAAAACAGCCCCATAATTACTATCTGTATACGGCTGTTTCCAGTGATGATGCACTTTGTGCATATTGGGAGAAATGAGTACATAACTGAGTCCTTTATCCAGTTTTTTAGGCAGGCTGATATTGGCATGGGTGAACGCGGTGGTGATCACCACCAGGGTCTGATAGATCATCAC
The sequence above is a segment of the Niabella agricola genome. Coding sequences within it:
- the kdsB gene encoding 3-deoxy-manno-octulosonate cytidylyltransferase, whose protein sequence is MIKKKIIAVIPARYAATRFPAKLMKMLGDRPVIAHTYAAVAGSGLFDDVFVVTDSALIFEEIVSRGGKAIMSVAEHESGTDRIAEAVKDMEVDVIVNVQGDEPFMQKEPLEKIAALFNSDTVQVGSLMRKFASENEVQNPNAVKVVTNKNGKALYFSRSVIPYKRDENIAVPYYLHIGVYAFRKKALLDFTAWPPSPLEQTEKLEQLRFLDNGVDIHMAETGYETVAIDTPEDLERAMALLNR